The window TTTGTATATATACTCTTGAGTTAAATGCTTATTAGCAGTAAGGCTTGTAATTTTATTTTCCCAATTACTAAAGTTAAGTGAGGACGGGAGCCATGAGAATCGAACCAACACATATTATATTTTAtagttaaaaaaaagaatttcgcttttcaaataataataattttattcttttttagatGGGAGAGTATTTTAAGGTTAAATTTACTTTTGCAACTTCAAAAGTTGCCAAAAAGAATTATACATTGGTTAAATAAAGCATTAAATGCTTGTATCAAAATTTTATGGGACTTTACATacgttacctttttgtttttcattgGATGCTTCTGAATATTTTATTGGTGAGATTAACCCTTAGTCTAAGGGGTCATTATTAAATTTGTTACCTATTTCAGAAATTTTTGCTGATATACTTAATTATTGCTGCTTGGGGGCCCCCATTGCACTATGAGAAAATACTGTTAAGGACGAGTCACATCATGCCACGTGTATATTTTACCATTATAATTTATTAGTGGAAGGTGGGACCGATATTGTCGGCTCATAATGTATTTAACATGGAAACATAGTGAACTGAGGAAGAACAAAAGGGCAAAAATCAAAATTATAATACTCTCTAGTttcataataaataattttttagtaTTTGGCACTCCCTTAATAAAATATTAActccaaaaaaaataattattttaactAAATTACCCATAATTAAAATTTGCATATTGTTAACTTGACACGTTGGGATATGTAAATAAaggcaaattttaaaaaaaataattccttcttaattatataaaatgtcatttattttggaccaaaataaaaaagttaaTTATTATGGACAGCAGTAAATATAAGAACTTGTATGATTATGGGGATCCTTTATTTTGCAGATTAACCCAAGTTTTGAACTACAACCTTGTAGCATCAGTCTTATAAAGTTAGTAAATAGTATTCCAtcagtttcaatttatgtgacgtGATTTGACTCGCACAAagtgaaagaaagaaataaaaaaaattaaaactacttGCTTCTGGATAGATGTGTGGGACAGAGGGCTCGTGGTACCTGCTGCCCACCCTTCCTCCTCTGCACTTGTGATCTTAAACAAATTATAATATTTTCGTGACTATAAAACTTCTCAAACATACCATAacatttatgtggttataaaaatttctcattcAGGGTACAAAGAAAAgttcaagttaaattattttaaatcataaaaatatgtctttttttttttaaacggaGTAATAAGGACATAATATCCCATAAATGTGAGATCCAGCCTCTTTGCTCATATATTATGTGGTGTTTCAGGTTTCCACATGTGCCAGGGATTTTCACAAAAGAGCAAGTAGAGGCATGGAAGAAAATTGTTGATGTAGTACATTCAAAAGGTGCTGTCATATTTTGTCAGTTGTGGCATGTTGGTCGCGCATCTCACGAAGGTAAATAAACTGATTCGGATACCatggttattaaaaaaaaatggtCAAAGTGGTTACATTTAAACCAAAAAAGATCAAGAGTGTTAATAATATTGTTTAGACATGCTTCTCTTTCTACTAGAGTTGTTGGACCACTACATTAGGATTAGTAATTGTTGATGGCAAGGAGGCAATGCTAAAATTTTAACAGTTTTGTTGGCAACACCGGATGTTCTTTCATTATATCTCCATTTCTTGGGACAGTTcatacttcttcttttttttcatatcCGAGGAATGAAAgctttggagcaacggtaaagttgtctctgtgTGACTGTAGGTAAAGGGTTCGAACTGTGAAATCAGCAACTGATGCTTACTTACATTAAGGTAAACTGCCTACATGACACCTCGTGGGGTGCGGCGCTTCCCATTACCCTGGATGAATACGGGATGTTTCGTGCACTAGGATGTCCTTCTAACCAAGAAATATAGGAGAGTCAACTGCACACAGAGGCGCACCAATATTATAAAATGAGAGGTCACCAGCACCCATAAAGTTCAGCAAAAAattcatatatacatgtatatgtcTTTAAAAAATATGATTGTTTAGTAGTGGCACCTTATATACAAAGCAAATTTTGGTTAAATGTAAACAAGCACCCGCTACCTCTAAATTCTGGGTCCGCCTCTAACTGCACAAGGTTTTGAAACTCGGTAGATGATGAACCCGCCCTTCTACCCTTCTTGTGACAGTTAATATATAGAAGTTGAATAGTTTCCAACTGTTAGTTGTCTAACCAAACTTGTATATATCCATTCATTAGTGTATCAACCTGATGGAGGTGCACCAATATCTTCAACTGAGAAGCCAATATCAAAGAGATGGAGAATACTAATGCCAGATGGAACTCATGCTATTTATCCAAAACCAAGGAGCTCTAGGAATCAATGAAATCTCACAAGTAGTTGAAGATTATCGCAAGGCAGCCTTAAATGCTATTGAAGCAGGTTAGTTCTAAGTACATCTCAGTTTGAATATCTATTGCTTCTTTGTTATATCATTCTGTACAAGATTACTAAACACAGATATGTCTTAGtgcctttttctttcttttgaagttCTGTTTTTCTCAAGAGAACTTGATTTGAAAATTCAAGTTGTGGTCGAGTTTGTTTTTGGAGCTCAGATTTCGGCAGTGGTTCAGTCAAGTTGGTTGATTCCTATTTTCTTGTTGCTATTCGTTTCAAGCTTTGAGTCGTCGTTTTATTCGAGTTGGTTTAAACTGTTGTAATCGTTGAAGTTTCATTAATACATGTAAATCGAAATATGTACAGGTTTTGATGGTATCGAAATCCATGGAGCTCACGGTTACTTGATTGACCAATTCTTGAAAGATGGGATCAACGACCGGACAGATGAATATGGTGGATCGCTAGCCAACCGTTGCAAATTCATAATGCAGGTGGTTCGAGCAGTCGTTACAGCAATAGGTGCTGATCGCGTAGGTGTAAGGATGTCACCAGCAATAGATCATCTCGACGCCATGGATTCAAATCCACTCAGCCTAGGCTTAGCGGTTGTTGAAAGAGTAAACAAACTCCAACTCCATTTTGGTTCCAAACTTGCTTATCTTCATGTAACTCAGCCACGATACGTTGCCTATGGGCAAACTGAAGCAGGTAGGGTTGGAAGTGAAGAGGAGGAAGCGCGTTTAATGAGGACACTGAGAAACGCGTATCAGGGGACGTTCATTTGTAGTGGCGGATATACTCAGGAGCTAGGAATTGAGGCTGTGGCACAAGGTGATGCTGATCTTGTGTCATATGGTCGCCTTTTCATTTCTAATCCTGATTTGGTTATGAGGTTTAAGCTTAATGCACCTCTAACTAAGTATAATAGGAAGACATTTTATACTCAAGATCCAATTGTAGGGTTCACAGATTACCCTTTTCTTCAAGGGAATGGAAGCAACGTACCCTTGTCGCGTCTGTGAGAAGAACAGTTGGATTTTGTATGAACTGTGAATGCCTGATATTGTTGGGCAATTTATTAAGTAAAGAAGGTATTATTGAGTTGTATATGCATCTATATGAGGTTGTGATGTAGCTGATGCTATGGAGAAATTTGTACTATTGAAACAAAAGGTTTGATCAGCTAGATATGCTCTAAAATTACTGTTGTTATGCATAGGAATAACTTTACTTTTATCTTCTGTTTTTGCCTTCAAAGGTTATTTATTCTACTTTTCATGCTAGTCGAACTCGTCAACCTAATGATACAGTCAGCGTACAGAAGTTAAACTCATACTCATGTCACATATATGAGCAAATAAAGGTTCCGGATAAGAACATAGGTTATTTAAACTCCACAATATCCTATGGGTTATACTTGGTGCGGCAGCCACCTTAGTCCAAGGGGTGTTAAACATCCCTTTGTCGGAAATTACAATGTGTAACTAGGTTTAAAAAATCAATACACTCTTTGTGCGTTTACTTTATTAAATGTTGATACCCTTTAGTTGAATTCTTTGACTTAGCCGCTGGATTTTAACCAAACATAGGGGAACATCTAATTCATAAGGTTTGTAATATTAATCAATAGGCTATGTTGCCCTCAAGTTGGAGGAACCTTAAATCATCTATCTATCTAATGATGAAACAGAATATATGTCCGTTATGGAAAAAAAATACGAGCAAAAAGACAAAATCAATTGAATTTGATAGCCATACTAGAAACATTGTTTAAGAACAAAACTTCCcacttaaaaagaattaaaaacaAAACTACTGGCATAAAATAACAGCAACTTAAACTTAATTCTAAGACAAGAAAGATGGTTCCACCAATAGCAATATTAAACTATTCTAATCAAAGAGACTAAAGTTaaaatcttcttcttcatcagactcttctttcttttcctccTCCTTTTTCTCTTCAACAGCAACTTGAGCAACATTattttcagcaccattgacaacaGAAGAAGCAGCACCATATCCAAAAGCCATAGAAGTAGAAGCCAATTGTTGTTTGCCAGCAGCAATCAACTCAGTAATATCTTTGCCTTTAACTTGTGACAATAATAGTTCGATTTTAGACTCATCAATTTCAGCTCCAACAGAATTCAAGATTTTCCTCAAATCATCAGCAGAAGGATTAGTGTTGCCACCCAATTGTGCCAACAAATAGGCTGCAATCACCTTCATATTTACTATTTAGTTAAGTTTTCAAGATTCTTGAAAATAGAGAATCCCTTGAAAGTATACGAGAGACAGAATTTTGTTATTATGAAGAATATGTCTCCTATGAGAGGGTATATATAGGCACCATGTTGGAATTGTAGGGAGTCCACTCCGAATTAGGATAGGTATAGGAGTACGTGATTAAGACCATATTTCAGTTGGATTTTGGTATATAATTCTTAGTACTGATGGGATTGGAAAAGAGAggaggaaaaaaaaagatttaactTGTATAAACTATAGTTTTTTTCTATATGTTTTAAGTTAATTACCGTTTTTACTATATTTACAATTAATATTTATCAAGAGATTTATTGGTGATTACCTAACaagtaatttcattatttaaatgtTTGACAATGAGTACATAGGAATTAAATTTAAAACATGTATGTTAATAAATCTGACAAATCTAACGTTGACAAGAAAATATGGAAGTCAAATTTGTTTTTACGGGGATGGAtatgggtgaaattcaaaaatagtcagatttacaagtggtaattgaaaaatagctatagtttcaaaagtaatcgaaatttagccacttttcatgtaaagataaatctgaacaaaaatactgtccaaaatccgaaaaatattctagcataatatactggagttccagtataatatactagactTTTAGCATAATATACTTGAGTTCCAGAATAATATAATGGACTTACAGCATAATATAATGGTCCAggataatatgctggaagttcatacacatgtgctccaatctccagtatattatgctggaactttccgtgttgcagcaaaatagtgattatttttcaataactttgcaaacgttagctatttttcaattaccagtctgaatactggctagcccgtgctatttttcaCGATGGATATGGGGCATAACAAGTTGTGACGGACATGAGAGAACTCTTCAAAAaacttatctctttttttttcccaAGCCAAAACAAGGTGAGATAGATCTTTAAAAATTTTAGCTTCAGAATTCAGATTCCTATTTATTTACATAACATTCTAAATTCTTTCAAAGTTATAAATGATAAGGGACATTGATTATTACTTATCTAGTAAATTGACATCTTAGTTCTCTCCTTTAGATGATAAATTAGACATGTCAACAAACTCCAATATTCTTGATAGTtgatatcattatttataaataaataaaaacagttAAAGCTTCTTCCAAAGCATACGgctttttggttgctttgttaTTCTGCCCAAGCCTGGTTGAAAGAGTTACGGGgcgtaaaacaaaaaaaatacgtTGATCGGGTATACCATGTATAATGATTCCCCCATTCaagataaataataaataaaaagcgAAAAATAAAAGCCATTCCATTTCGAAAAAAGACCTACAtgtttataaatttttttttaaaaaaaaaaagagctaaaatgatgaaaacaaatcACTAAAAAAACAATAAGTATAAATGCTACTCGGGAAAAAAATTCACAAAGTGATGGGTTCAAGTTCCTACAATGAAAAAGATCTCGATCGCTACCCCTTTTAATCGGCCTAATATAGCACAAATTCAAATTAGTTGGGGGTTTCAAAGGGATATCAAACAAGAGTTAGAAACCGAAACGAAAATTGCAGGGTATAAATTGAAAAAGTCTTAGGCTAGAGAGGTTGGGTGGTACAACACTTTGACGGGGAAGACTTTCCCTATTGCCATCTCTATTTGTCAGGATTTATACACCTAAAACTTTCAGGATGATGATAATTCAAAATTCAGATCTTCGGGTGATTGACAGTAATGACTCCGTAAGGGGTTGATCTTAGAGAATATCCTCAAAATTGACTGTATTtaaaaaagagaaattttcagaaatcactattgtttagtgCCTATTAACGTTCTATAGCTACCATATATATGATTACTTCCTATAAttactattcagttgttacggtagtgtattcgtTGTATTCGCACTGctgaatacagcagcaaaaagcgcctaaaaatcagggcagtccagttgtatgtgcatgtattcacatgtattcgcgccatgtattcatgaatacagcagcaaaaaatacctaaaatcagggcagtccagctgtacgcgatAATGTGTTCGTTGTATTCGctctgctgtattcatgaatacagcagcaaaaagtgcctaaaatcagggcagtccagctgtacgcgcatgtattcacatgtattcgtgccatgtattcatgaatacagtaacgacaatcactttaaaaataggtatgtccagtTGTCTAATAACGGAAATAATACCAATTAGCCGTGATACACtcataatataactcaacaaaatcaattctaacatgcgtcattatcaacccaattaattagaataatttttcaattgtatataacttttgtatttagtgtgcttcaatattattattttttttggttgcaTTCATTAGATTCAGTGTTTATATTTACTGTATTCGCTATTTTATATTCAGTATATTCaaatgtatttgtattaacaGTATTTTAGTTATTCCTAATATATGTTATTACTGATGTATTCAGTATATTTCATTAGTTATATTCACTGTATTTctatttgtattcagtgtattttattgtatttcactatattttaaaattaaatgtattcaCTGTTTATATTATGTTCTATTTTAATgtttgtattcagtgtatttcaatgtttatATCCTGTACAGTATGCATGAATACAGGtatattcagctgtattaaaaaaatacagacctttgaaatacataaacacaggcaaaaaaaaatatttatacaaaaatacaatgtGTTTGAGTGAATTTGTACATAATACAATATATTTGTATCATTATATTTGactaaatagcaaagaagagaagaaagttcgtcggAGATGACGTTTTCCGGCCAAGACTCCTTGTATCACTTCACTACCTCTTCCATTACAATTTACAACGCTTCCAATTCGACcgcttctttctcttttctctcttactTACCGCGCTAAGAATCCCTCTTTCTCTTCAATCTCTCTGTCGCACAAGGTATCTCTGCTTCCTTTTTCTGATTTTGAGATTTTTAGGCTTGCTTTCATGATTTGTTTCTCTTTCGTGTATCTATGATTCAGCCTATTTTGctcgaagagagagagaaagaagaaaattctaagagagaatagtgtgttaattgaaagaaagagagaggaaaaatataaatagtgTATTTCATGTCTTATTTCATGCCTTAATGGTAGTATATgccataaatacttattttgctataaaaatataaaatgtagctatagaaaataatattttaaaatgattttggtttgcaataaatagggtgtatacctttactataggaggtaaaatttcctttaaaaaatagTCCCGGCCCGTACATAACTCTTTAGGAGTTTTTCTATCCGATCAAATTATTCATCGAAGTCTACCCGATTGTCATATTTTTGCTCTTTAGGATTTCTCTACCAAATAGGTAGAGTTGATACTATTATTATTCTATCAATCTATTAAGTTGTTCATCAAAATCTACCCGATTATCATACTTTTGCTCTTCAGGGATTTCTCTAACGATTGGTACAGTTGATGCTATATTTTCTCTACCTATCTATTAAGTTATTCATCGAAGTCTACCCAATTGATATACTTTTTTAGGTTGTTTTAACAAATTGTTCTACAAATATGCtccaaatgatctcaaatttgaaGCAAATCTCTATTACCAACAAAACAATCACCAATTTAGTCAAATAACACCAAATCAAAAAGACTCACTTTATCTTCTTCAGCACTTTCTAAAGTCCAACAAtggagttttaaaatttttatagtaAATTACCAAATTTGTGTTTGAACTAAAAAATTAAGCTTAAATTACCAACATTCAaacgattttaataataatccATCATTAACTTCTATTTTCTACCACCAAACAAGAATTTCAAGCTTTAAAAATTAAAGAACGGCGGTGTTCAAGTAAAAAAAAAGGGACATTTCGCTAAGACGGTAAAAAACGGGAATATTCCGCCAAAACCAATCTCTTTGGGGGGCACACCATGCAATATTTGCAGATCTTCCACTTCATGCTCCCCAAATTTTCTCATATACTGGCTCTACTGTAACttcaaataatatagaaaatttTACTTCCTATAccaaaggttgataccttatttatttcaatgtatcttgttgtattccatgtatttcattgtattcactgtctttagttttttctactttttcaatatattcactgtatttaactgtattcattgtaattatataatttcaaaGCTTCACTTTGCTTCACTGTTTTGTCCGGCAGTATATATTCAGCAGTATGTATTCAATATATTGtagaatgtattcatatatttttttaattagtataatttatgtattcagatgtatatatgtattcaaatgtatctgcagtatgtattcatatgtttttgcaCTATAGATGACCTGCTATACAtcatgtattcaatgtatttttatgtatttaattgtattcaatgtaaatatataatttcaatatataaatttatttttaaagatacCACTAAAAAAAGAAATGGATTGAATCTCTGAAGATTGCTctgtttttggggtgtttttcggttgagaatcttttctataactgaaaatataaattttatgtgttataattgagtttgttgagttatattaggagtctatcgcgttaattgattcacttaccgTTTTTAAACAGCTGAATCCCTTTTTTTTTTCGCAAATTCTGTTACTGTATTCACGAATACATATGATTTTAAACAGCTGAATCCCTTTTTTTTTCGCAAATTCTGTTACTGTATTcacgaatacatatgaatacagtcTATACGTTAGCTGTAATTCCCTTTTTTCCGCCGACTTTtcctattgtattcatgaatacattagtttaaatacatcgaatacactctatAACAAGTCAAAACAtagctataaaaagtaatttagtaaatggTAGCTATGCCCCCCACACACAACAAACCCCAAACACAAACCTTAAAAGTCTAGCGTATCAGTGGGGAAATCTCCACAAGATACATGTGCTATCCCCTTAGCTCCATTATCCCAATGCAATAGAAATTAAAAATTAAGCAAAAACCTTTAAATCACCGCCCAAAATACCCTTCATTCAACTATCGGCTTCCAGGGGAGTAGATCTGTTTTCATACATTCCCCACAAGCAGGATAATATTATAGATCATAGGCAGAAAAAGAGATAAGGTATGGCAATTACAGCAACCCCATCCAAAGTAACTGCAGCGTACAATGAAGCCATAACAAGACTGGTTGAGGATTAAAATAAATTTCTGAAAGAAATGGAAAGTTCAAGGTTCATCTTCTTGAGAGTTGAGAGCTCATAAAACCTCTAGATATTTCGAATGGTAACTAGATTGGGGCTCTCTataagaaaaatacatctctaatCTTATAGGTGGTATCTGCAATAACCAAAACAATCTCAGCCACACCACGACTTCCTAAAACCTAAAGACTGTAACTCAAAGGGAaacata is drawn from Nicotiana tabacum cultivar K326 chromosome 9, ASM71507v2, whole genome shotgun sequence and contains these coding sequences:
- the LOC107773114 gene encoding large ribosomal subunit protein P2-like; protein product: MKVIAAYLLAQLGGNTNPSADDLRKILNSVGAEIDESKIELLLSQVKGKDITELIAAGKQQLASTSMAFGYGAASSVVNGAENNVAQVAVEEKKEEEKKEESDEEEDFNFSLFD
- the LOC107773112 gene encoding LOW QUALITY PROTEIN: 12-oxophytodienoate reductase 3 (The sequence of the model RefSeq protein was modified relative to this genomic sequence to represent the inferred CDS: deleted 1 base in 1 codon), which codes for MANHQDGSNQSLFSPYKMGKFNLSHRIVLAPMTRCRALNSIPQPALAEYYAQRATDGGFLITEGTMISPTSAGFPHVPGIFTKEQVEAWKKIVDVVHSKGAVIFCQLWHVGRASHEVYQPDGGAPISSTEKPISKRWRILMPDGTHAIYPKPRALGINEISQVVEDYRKAALNAIEAGFDGIEIHGAHGYLIDQFLKDGINDRTDEYGGSLANRCKFIMQVVRAVVTAIGADRVGVRMSPAIDHLDAMDSNPLSLGLAVVERVNKLQLHFGSKLAYLHVTQPRYVAYGQTEAGRVGSEEEEARLMRTLRNAYQGTFICSGGYTQELGIEAVAQGDADLVSYGRLFISNPDLVMRFKLNAPLTKYNRKTFYTQDPIVGFTDYPFLQGNGSNVPLSRL